From Zingiber officinale cultivar Zhangliang chromosome 5B, Zo_v1.1, whole genome shotgun sequence, the proteins below share one genomic window:
- the LOC121985733 gene encoding pentatricopeptide repeat-containing protein At3g20730-like isoform X2, giving the protein MPLSCLRPTYVPSTTASSSTSSSLLLSAAGRIADLIKILAPLDQVFRSDSRARFYVNSLRKCLRFGDHRTVGSLHARLISRGFESDLLLSNVLMDMYAKLELMNSCSKLFDGMNERDLISWCTLISGFVRDGASFQAYSAFRQMLRIGWIPNHFVVSSVLNACSTLGILQPGLLVHGFIVKSGLGFDRFVEVGLVNLYARYGDLDCALKLFYEIPVKNLVTWNAMISGYFLNDFLIQAVELCRDMCRVGFVMDSVTLRVVMAAASALQNLELCQNLHVYSIKVGLDSDSFVVVELVKLLTELGDVDYMRKLHRKIKRPDVSLYSLLISGYHFCGCREEAVNLAEELLNLNASMKEGAFVNVLRLCFCKEEGTQVHAKILKTGHLSYLPVGNALISLYARFGDLFNAKLAFDNMRAHDVVSWTAIMAGLVQNLLFFEAIEVFSSFRSTGKLLDNQCLVTSINACTGLRDVVIGSQIHCLALKHGLGLCNYMNASMIDMYAKLGYISSSARLFSYLLPPHSPILINVMLSGYCWNSQPEKAIDLFGREYRLGFVPDRFSYSTILSACANVQFKKVGEQFHCCTVKTGFELSDVVVGNAIINLYVKCECMASACKFFYNMKNWNAYSCMALMLGYIENGRSESQKVYSQMQQSGLQSEPISFARVAVDLGRQIHGIIVKIGLDSDANIRDAFVGAYEKSLNADKLKEASDFMSEREDEKQDYVFAGFIENANAGWNLKAFGLYNVDKLRKGTYSSEHWLNYYSDDNYGSQMHENHAPLHMMNKGFICDEPKGSLVDAHTKYIIHDNNSGVLQDILGSKVVLSNLYDSHQSSDLRELIRVESAHDRTTMLVLLGQSQLGILDERMDYFVSAKKTLDGGNGRVPYTG; this is encoded by the exons ATGCCATTGTCCTGCCTACGTCCCACCTACGTCCCATCAACGACCGCTTCGAGCTCTACCTCATCCTCCCTTCTTCTAAG CGCCGCCGGCCGCATAGCGGATTTGATCAAAATACTGGCTCCTCTTGACCAGGTCTTCCGCAGCGACTCCCGTGCTAGATTTTACGTCAATTCGCTCAGGAAATGCCTCCGTTTCGGGGATCATCGCACGGTTGGCTCGCTCCATGCGCGCTTGATCTCTCGCGGATTCGAATCCGATCTCCTATTGTCCAATGTCTTGATGGATATGTACGCAAAACTTGAGCTGATGAATAGTTGCTCCAAACTGTTCGATGGAATGAACGAAAGAGATTTGATCTCCTGGTGTACCCTGATATCTGGCTTCGTGCGCGATGGAGCTAGTTTTCAGGCCTATAGCGCGTTCCGGCAGATGCTAAGGATCGGTTGGATTCCTAACCATTTTGTGGTGTCTTCGGTTTTGAACGCGTGTTCTACCTTGGGAATTCTTCAACCAGGACTCCTCGTTCATGGGTTCATTGTTAAGAGCGGTTTGGGATTTGATAGGTTTGTGGAGGTTGGGCTTGTCAATTTGTATGCTAGATATGGGGATTTGGATTGCGCACTGAAGTTGTTCTATGAAATTCCTGTGAAGAACCTGGTCACTTGGAACGCTATGATATCTGGCTATTTTTTGAATGATTTCCTTATCCAGGCAGTGGAGCTCTGCAGGGATATGTGCCGTGTTGGGTTTGTCATGGACTCAGTAACATTGAGAGTTGTCATGGCTGCTGCATCAGCCTTGCAGAATTTGGAGCTTTGCCAGAACCTTCATGTGTACTCCATTAAAGTTGGCCTGGATTCTGATAGCTTTGTTGTTGTTGAACTTGTGAAGTTGTTGACCGAGCTTGGGGATGTAGATTATATGCGCAAGCTTCACAGAAAGATTAAAAGACCAGATGTCTCCTTGTATTCTTTACTTATTTCAGGGTATCATTTTTGTGGTTGCAGAGAGGAGGCTGTGAATCTTGCTGAAGAACTTCTTAACTTGAATGCGAGTATGAAAGAAGGAGCTTTTGTCAATGTTTTAAGACTATGCTTTTGCAAAGAGGAGGGAACTCAGGTTCATGCAAAGATCTTGAAAACTGGTCATTTGTCTTATCTTCCAGTGGGAAATGCTTTGATTTCATTGTATGCAAGGTTTGGAGATTTGTTTAATGCCAAACTAGCATTTGATAACATGAGAGCTCATGATGTTGTCTCATGGACAGCAATCATGGCAGGACTTGTTCAAAATTTACTATTCTTTGAAGCTATTGAGGTTTTCTCTTCTTTTCGAAGTACTGGAAAACTTTTGGACAATCAATGTCTAGTAACATCTATAAACGCCTGTACTGGCCTTAGAGATGTAGTCATTGGCAGTCAGATTCATTGTCTAGCTCTAAAGCATGGACTTGGACTTTGCAACTACATGAATGCATCTATGATCGATATGTATGCTAAACTTGGATACATTAGCAGTTCTGCAAGGCTCTTTTCCTACTTACTGCCACCTCATAGTCCAATTCTCATAAATGTAATGCTTTCTGGCTATTGTTGGAACTCTCAACCAGAGAAAGCTATTGACCTTTTTGGTAGGGAATACCGGTTGGGCTTTGTCCCTGATCGCTTCAGCTATTCTACTATTCTTAGTGCTTGCGCCAATGTGCAATTTAAGAAGGTGGGTGAGCAATTTCATTGTTGCACAGTCAAGACTGGCTTTGAGCTCTCTGATGTTGTCGTTGGAAATGCAATTATAAACCTTTATGTTAAATGTGAGTGCATGGCCAGTGCTTGCAAATTCTTTTACAATATGAAAAATTGGAATGCTTATTCATGCATGGCATTGATGCTGGGCTACATTGAGAATGGAAGAAGTGAATCTCAGAAAGTGTACTCTCAGATGCAGCAAAGTGGTTTGCAATCAGAACCAATTTCTTTTGCCAGAGTTGCAGTTGATCTTGGTCGACAGATCCATGGCATCATTGTCAAGATTGGCCTGGATTCAGATGCCAACATCAGAGATGCATTTGTAGGAGCTTATGAAAAATCTTTAAATGCTGACAAATTAAAGGAAGCTTCTGATTTTATGTCAGAAAGGGAAGATGAGAAGCAAGACTACGTATTTGCTGGGTTCATAGAGAATGCTAATGCGGGGTGGAATCTTAAAGCTTTTGGTCTATATAATGTGGACAAGTTGCGAAAGGGTACATATTCATCTGAACATTGGCTGAACTATTACTCCGATGATAATTATGGTTCTCAGATGCATGAAAATCATGCTCCTCTACATATGATGAACAAAGGTTTTATCTGTGACGAACCAAAGGGGTCTTTGGTTGATGCTCATACAAAATACATTATACATGATAATAATTCAGGTGTGCTCCAGGATATATTGGGAAGCAAAGTCGTTTTGTCAAACCTTTATGACTCTCACCAATCTTCTGACTTACGTGAATTGATAAGAGTGGAAAGTGCTCATGACCGGACTACTATGCTTGTTTTGCTAGGTCAAAGCCAGTTGGGAATTTTGGATGAAAGAATGGACTATTTTGTGTCTGCCAAGAAAACACTGGATGGTGGCAATGGAAGGGTGCCATACACAGGTTGA
- the LOC121985733 gene encoding pentatricopeptide repeat-containing protein At3g20730-like isoform X3, protein MDMYAKLELMNSCSKLFDGMNERDLISWCTLISGFVRDGASFQAYSAFRQMLRIGWIPNHFVVSSVLNACSTLGILQPGLLVHGFIVKSGLGFDRFVEVGLVNLYARYGDLDCALKLFYEIPVKNLVTWNAMISGYFLNDFLIQAVELCRDMCRVGFVMDSVTLRVVMAAASALQNLELCQNLHVYSIKVGLDSDSFVVVELVKLLTELGDVDYMRKLHRKIKRPDVSLYSLLISGYHFCGCREEAVNLAEELLNLNASMKEGAFVNVLRLCFCKEEGTQVHAKILKTGHLSYLPVGNALISLYARFGDLFNAKLAFDNMRAHDVVSWTAIMAGLVQNLLFFEAIEVFSSFRSTGKLLDNQCLVTSINACTGLRDVVIGSQIHCLALKHGLGLCNYMNASMIDMYAKLGYISSSARLFSYLLPPHSPILINVMLSGYCWNSQPEKAIDLFGREYRLGFVPDRFSYSTILSACANVQFKKVGEQFHCCTVKTGFELSDVVVGNAIINLYVKCECMASACKFFYNMKNWNAYSCMALMLGYIENGRSESQKVYSQMQQSGLQSEPISFARVAVDLGRQIHGIIVKIGLDSDANIRDAFVGAYEKSLNADKLKEASDFMSEREDEKQDYVFAGFIENANAGWNLKAFGLYNVDKLRKGTYSSEHWLNYYSDDNYGSQMHENHAPLHMMNKGFICDEPKGSLVDAHTKYIIHDNNSGVLQDILGSKVVLSNLYDSHQSSDLRELIRVESAHDRTTMLVLLGQSQLGILDERMDYFVSAKKTLDGGNGRVPYTG, encoded by the coding sequence ATGGATATGTACGCAAAACTTGAGCTGATGAATAGTTGCTCCAAACTGTTCGATGGAATGAACGAAAGAGATTTGATCTCCTGGTGTACCCTGATATCTGGCTTCGTGCGCGATGGAGCTAGTTTTCAGGCCTATAGCGCGTTCCGGCAGATGCTAAGGATCGGTTGGATTCCTAACCATTTTGTGGTGTCTTCGGTTTTGAACGCGTGTTCTACCTTGGGAATTCTTCAACCAGGACTCCTCGTTCATGGGTTCATTGTTAAGAGCGGTTTGGGATTTGATAGGTTTGTGGAGGTTGGGCTTGTCAATTTGTATGCTAGATATGGGGATTTGGATTGCGCACTGAAGTTGTTCTATGAAATTCCTGTGAAGAACCTGGTCACTTGGAACGCTATGATATCTGGCTATTTTTTGAATGATTTCCTTATCCAGGCAGTGGAGCTCTGCAGGGATATGTGCCGTGTTGGGTTTGTCATGGACTCAGTAACATTGAGAGTTGTCATGGCTGCTGCATCAGCCTTGCAGAATTTGGAGCTTTGCCAGAACCTTCATGTGTACTCCATTAAAGTTGGCCTGGATTCTGATAGCTTTGTTGTTGTTGAACTTGTGAAGTTGTTGACCGAGCTTGGGGATGTAGATTATATGCGCAAGCTTCACAGAAAGATTAAAAGACCAGATGTCTCCTTGTATTCTTTACTTATTTCAGGGTATCATTTTTGTGGTTGCAGAGAGGAGGCTGTGAATCTTGCTGAAGAACTTCTTAACTTGAATGCGAGTATGAAAGAAGGAGCTTTTGTCAATGTTTTAAGACTATGCTTTTGCAAAGAGGAGGGAACTCAGGTTCATGCAAAGATCTTGAAAACTGGTCATTTGTCTTATCTTCCAGTGGGAAATGCTTTGATTTCATTGTATGCAAGGTTTGGAGATTTGTTTAATGCCAAACTAGCATTTGATAACATGAGAGCTCATGATGTTGTCTCATGGACAGCAATCATGGCAGGACTTGTTCAAAATTTACTATTCTTTGAAGCTATTGAGGTTTTCTCTTCTTTTCGAAGTACTGGAAAACTTTTGGACAATCAATGTCTAGTAACATCTATAAACGCCTGTACTGGCCTTAGAGATGTAGTCATTGGCAGTCAGATTCATTGTCTAGCTCTAAAGCATGGACTTGGACTTTGCAACTACATGAATGCATCTATGATCGATATGTATGCTAAACTTGGATACATTAGCAGTTCTGCAAGGCTCTTTTCCTACTTACTGCCACCTCATAGTCCAATTCTCATAAATGTAATGCTTTCTGGCTATTGTTGGAACTCTCAACCAGAGAAAGCTATTGACCTTTTTGGTAGGGAATACCGGTTGGGCTTTGTCCCTGATCGCTTCAGCTATTCTACTATTCTTAGTGCTTGCGCCAATGTGCAATTTAAGAAGGTGGGTGAGCAATTTCATTGTTGCACAGTCAAGACTGGCTTTGAGCTCTCTGATGTTGTCGTTGGAAATGCAATTATAAACCTTTATGTTAAATGTGAGTGCATGGCCAGTGCTTGCAAATTCTTTTACAATATGAAAAATTGGAATGCTTATTCATGCATGGCATTGATGCTGGGCTACATTGAGAATGGAAGAAGTGAATCTCAGAAAGTGTACTCTCAGATGCAGCAAAGTGGTTTGCAATCAGAACCAATTTCTTTTGCCAGAGTTGCAGTTGATCTTGGTCGACAGATCCATGGCATCATTGTCAAGATTGGCCTGGATTCAGATGCCAACATCAGAGATGCATTTGTAGGAGCTTATGAAAAATCTTTAAATGCTGACAAATTAAAGGAAGCTTCTGATTTTATGTCAGAAAGGGAAGATGAGAAGCAAGACTACGTATTTGCTGGGTTCATAGAGAATGCTAATGCGGGGTGGAATCTTAAAGCTTTTGGTCTATATAATGTGGACAAGTTGCGAAAGGGTACATATTCATCTGAACATTGGCTGAACTATTACTCCGATGATAATTATGGTTCTCAGATGCATGAAAATCATGCTCCTCTACATATGATGAACAAAGGTTTTATCTGTGACGAACCAAAGGGGTCTTTGGTTGATGCTCATACAAAATACATTATACATGATAATAATTCAGGTGTGCTCCAGGATATATTGGGAAGCAAAGTCGTTTTGTCAAACCTTTATGACTCTCACCAATCTTCTGACTTACGTGAATTGATAAGAGTGGAAAGTGCTCATGACCGGACTACTATGCTTGTTTTGCTAGGTCAAAGCCAGTTGGGAATTTTGGATGAAAGAATGGACTATTTTGTGTCTGCCAAGAAAACACTGGATGGTGGCAATGGAAGGGTGCCATACACAGGTTGA
- the LOC121985733 gene encoding pentatricopeptide repeat-containing protein At3g20730-like isoform X1 — translation MPLSCLRPTYVPSTTASSSTSSSLLLRLIRSSSSSILFRRSVTASSCFTNIGRSLCSAAGRIADLIKILAPLDQVFRSDSRARFYVNSLRKCLRFGDHRTVGSLHARLISRGFESDLLLSNVLMDMYAKLELMNSCSKLFDGMNERDLISWCTLISGFVRDGASFQAYSAFRQMLRIGWIPNHFVVSSVLNACSTLGILQPGLLVHGFIVKSGLGFDRFVEVGLVNLYARYGDLDCALKLFYEIPVKNLVTWNAMISGYFLNDFLIQAVELCRDMCRVGFVMDSVTLRVVMAAASALQNLELCQNLHVYSIKVGLDSDSFVVVELVKLLTELGDVDYMRKLHRKIKRPDVSLYSLLISGYHFCGCREEAVNLAEELLNLNASMKEGAFVNVLRLCFCKEEGTQVHAKILKTGHLSYLPVGNALISLYARFGDLFNAKLAFDNMRAHDVVSWTAIMAGLVQNLLFFEAIEVFSSFRSTGKLLDNQCLVTSINACTGLRDVVIGSQIHCLALKHGLGLCNYMNASMIDMYAKLGYISSSARLFSYLLPPHSPILINVMLSGYCWNSQPEKAIDLFGREYRLGFVPDRFSYSTILSACANVQFKKVGEQFHCCTVKTGFELSDVVVGNAIINLYVKCECMASACKFFYNMKNWNAYSCMALMLGYIENGRSESQKVYSQMQQSGLQSEPISFARVAVDLGRQIHGIIVKIGLDSDANIRDAFVGAYEKSLNADKLKEASDFMSEREDEKQDYVFAGFIENANAGWNLKAFGLYNVDKLRKGTYSSEHWLNYYSDDNYGSQMHENHAPLHMMNKGFICDEPKGSLVDAHTKYIIHDNNSGVLQDILGSKVVLSNLYDSHQSSDLRELIRVESAHDRTTMLVLLGQSQLGILDERMDYFVSAKKTLDGGNGRVPYTG, via the coding sequence ATGCCATTGTCCTGCCTACGTCCCACCTACGTCCCATCAACGACCGCTTCGAGCTCTACCTCATCCTCCCTTCTTCTAAGGTTAATACgatcctcttcctcttccatccTCTTTCGACGATCTGTCACCGCATCCTCCTGCTTCACCAACATAGGTAGATCCCTTTGCAGCGCCGCCGGCCGCATAGCGGATTTGATCAAAATACTGGCTCCTCTTGACCAGGTCTTCCGCAGCGACTCCCGTGCTAGATTTTACGTCAATTCGCTCAGGAAATGCCTCCGTTTCGGGGATCATCGCACGGTTGGCTCGCTCCATGCGCGCTTGATCTCTCGCGGATTCGAATCCGATCTCCTATTGTCCAATGTCTTGATGGATATGTACGCAAAACTTGAGCTGATGAATAGTTGCTCCAAACTGTTCGATGGAATGAACGAAAGAGATTTGATCTCCTGGTGTACCCTGATATCTGGCTTCGTGCGCGATGGAGCTAGTTTTCAGGCCTATAGCGCGTTCCGGCAGATGCTAAGGATCGGTTGGATTCCTAACCATTTTGTGGTGTCTTCGGTTTTGAACGCGTGTTCTACCTTGGGAATTCTTCAACCAGGACTCCTCGTTCATGGGTTCATTGTTAAGAGCGGTTTGGGATTTGATAGGTTTGTGGAGGTTGGGCTTGTCAATTTGTATGCTAGATATGGGGATTTGGATTGCGCACTGAAGTTGTTCTATGAAATTCCTGTGAAGAACCTGGTCACTTGGAACGCTATGATATCTGGCTATTTTTTGAATGATTTCCTTATCCAGGCAGTGGAGCTCTGCAGGGATATGTGCCGTGTTGGGTTTGTCATGGACTCAGTAACATTGAGAGTTGTCATGGCTGCTGCATCAGCCTTGCAGAATTTGGAGCTTTGCCAGAACCTTCATGTGTACTCCATTAAAGTTGGCCTGGATTCTGATAGCTTTGTTGTTGTTGAACTTGTGAAGTTGTTGACCGAGCTTGGGGATGTAGATTATATGCGCAAGCTTCACAGAAAGATTAAAAGACCAGATGTCTCCTTGTATTCTTTACTTATTTCAGGGTATCATTTTTGTGGTTGCAGAGAGGAGGCTGTGAATCTTGCTGAAGAACTTCTTAACTTGAATGCGAGTATGAAAGAAGGAGCTTTTGTCAATGTTTTAAGACTATGCTTTTGCAAAGAGGAGGGAACTCAGGTTCATGCAAAGATCTTGAAAACTGGTCATTTGTCTTATCTTCCAGTGGGAAATGCTTTGATTTCATTGTATGCAAGGTTTGGAGATTTGTTTAATGCCAAACTAGCATTTGATAACATGAGAGCTCATGATGTTGTCTCATGGACAGCAATCATGGCAGGACTTGTTCAAAATTTACTATTCTTTGAAGCTATTGAGGTTTTCTCTTCTTTTCGAAGTACTGGAAAACTTTTGGACAATCAATGTCTAGTAACATCTATAAACGCCTGTACTGGCCTTAGAGATGTAGTCATTGGCAGTCAGATTCATTGTCTAGCTCTAAAGCATGGACTTGGACTTTGCAACTACATGAATGCATCTATGATCGATATGTATGCTAAACTTGGATACATTAGCAGTTCTGCAAGGCTCTTTTCCTACTTACTGCCACCTCATAGTCCAATTCTCATAAATGTAATGCTTTCTGGCTATTGTTGGAACTCTCAACCAGAGAAAGCTATTGACCTTTTTGGTAGGGAATACCGGTTGGGCTTTGTCCCTGATCGCTTCAGCTATTCTACTATTCTTAGTGCTTGCGCCAATGTGCAATTTAAGAAGGTGGGTGAGCAATTTCATTGTTGCACAGTCAAGACTGGCTTTGAGCTCTCTGATGTTGTCGTTGGAAATGCAATTATAAACCTTTATGTTAAATGTGAGTGCATGGCCAGTGCTTGCAAATTCTTTTACAATATGAAAAATTGGAATGCTTATTCATGCATGGCATTGATGCTGGGCTACATTGAGAATGGAAGAAGTGAATCTCAGAAAGTGTACTCTCAGATGCAGCAAAGTGGTTTGCAATCAGAACCAATTTCTTTTGCCAGAGTTGCAGTTGATCTTGGTCGACAGATCCATGGCATCATTGTCAAGATTGGCCTGGATTCAGATGCCAACATCAGAGATGCATTTGTAGGAGCTTATGAAAAATCTTTAAATGCTGACAAATTAAAGGAAGCTTCTGATTTTATGTCAGAAAGGGAAGATGAGAAGCAAGACTACGTATTTGCTGGGTTCATAGAGAATGCTAATGCGGGGTGGAATCTTAAAGCTTTTGGTCTATATAATGTGGACAAGTTGCGAAAGGGTACATATTCATCTGAACATTGGCTGAACTATTACTCCGATGATAATTATGGTTCTCAGATGCATGAAAATCATGCTCCTCTACATATGATGAACAAAGGTTTTATCTGTGACGAACCAAAGGGGTCTTTGGTTGATGCTCATACAAAATACATTATACATGATAATAATTCAGGTGTGCTCCAGGATATATTGGGAAGCAAAGTCGTTTTGTCAAACCTTTATGACTCTCACCAATCTTCTGACTTACGTGAATTGATAAGAGTGGAAAGTGCTCATGACCGGACTACTATGCTTGTTTTGCTAGGTCAAAGCCAGTTGGGAATTTTGGATGAAAGAATGGACTATTTTGTGTCTGCCAAGAAAACACTGGATGGTGGCAATGGAAGGGTGCCATACACAGGTTGA